A genomic region of Melanotaenia boesemani isolate fMelBoe1 chromosome 21, fMelBoe1.pri, whole genome shotgun sequence contains the following coding sequences:
- the LOC121632513 gene encoding uncharacterized protein LOC121632513 → MYVIANTTVMANTTEPIGREIMEEEEDNFIFISEGPDPYSFEPEATNRVTDNQQRRSLTGNRQQIQSWAAENIWRINQTAWCLCGHCQPMSSAEESICCREIPAIWSLVEDLHPQPEGITCVGQHPGFSACCLNPWVLQVAYSAFKQEHGPLDLTQNEQFRYTAYRQMVRWAHGVLGRHVRKPLPACVVSAIRLAFPDEHGVYQGFRWPDL, encoded by the exons ATGTACGTTATTGCTAACACAACAGTTATGGCTAACACAACGGAACCGATTGGGCGTGAGattatggaggaagaagaagataattttatttttataagtgAAGGACCGGATCCATACAGTTTTGAACCTGAAGCTACAAACAGAGTCACTGACAACCAGCAAAGGAGATCGTTGACGGGAAACAGGCAGCAGATTCAGTCATgggcagctgaaaacatctggaggattaatcaaacagcatg GTGTTTATGTGGACACTGTCAGCCCATGAGCAGTGCGGAGGAGAGCATATGCTGCAGGGAGATTCCTGCAATTTGGAGCCTCGTCGAAGACCTCCATCCACAACCCGAAGGCATTACTTGTGTGGGACAGCATCCTGGGTTCTCTGCATGCTGTTTGAACCCCTGGGTGCTTCAGGTGGCCTACAGCGCTTTCAAGCAGGAACATGGTCCACTTGATCTGACCCAAAATGAACAGTTCAGGTATACTGCCTACAGGCAGATGGTACGCTGGGCACATGGAGTGCTTGGACGACATGTGAGGAAACCTCTTCCAGCATGTGTTGTCTCAGCAATCCGGTTAGCTTTCCCTGATGAACATGGTGTCTACCAAGGTTTCAGATGGCCTGACCTGTAA